The sequence tacggaaaaatttcgtttcgtccccgggggccactctctcccccgtgctgggccccccgaaccgcaaaaaaagcagtttttcctaaataactacctgaaccatgacactgaggatgaagaatcttttatggtatgttggtctcaagggcccacatcaacctggcccataatcactcatttgtgatttgaacccccccggtaaaaaatgaaaatgcaatattattctgatttaatcgcccctatcttcagttaagatgttcagaactgcaccaaattgtatgtgtatgattgacctggcattctctgggggtatgccaagtttcgtagaatttcatccatggggggtctaaaaaaatgaggttatgtgtacatttagtgactgtacactcattggcctgtggatggcggtgcacacatatacacaagcacacacacacaggcacccacatactatcggtattagaacagccgatacataattacaaattcagtaggattaaaagaaagccaaaataaatattcatcatcatcatcatggctgcatttccagtattggcgataagtagtcgtttgtccactagatggcgcatcgttgcagtgagacgtaattttgttggaagttaaaagtaggttggaaaaacaatggacgcttcctacaaggactgtggTTTAccacagagaacgtctaataaggataggacaatgttcacatgaaatgtaattaccatttcttcttgaagccgaaataaatctgaggatgtttatcggacgtgcttggtttttactgcaggtacgttaatcttataatatcaataaggacctaggtcaTGTTactgttagcgttggttgagtgatggaggccaatttgattgattgcatttgtagaaaactataaatgtggttataccaagcaaattgatagcagcactgtaattgtatctttcgactgtcatttgttgcacatgctacaaaaatcattctgtgcaatggaagatttaccaacgttacaccggtctgatacagttttgcctatacatgcgtgagactgagacgcctttttattttgttttaagtgcgtgcagggtgtgagaggggaatcggtgtgctttgattcctgcttggtagttgtagtctgtgaaattaaaaagcacgtgtgtgtgaagtatccaaacaatgacatcttcatttcattatggctgctttagcaacaccttaagctactgtgtagtgggtcccatttagaagtggcttcattcgcgctttccttgactcatggagctgcgtgaattttattacaacttttcgccacgatatggcagtttaagtccgcttgatactgtaaggcgtgagccattggtttccaaaggagattttatttgtgtcgccagcatagcctattgacaatttatgttgtaaataaataaataacattatgctgataccttttgcttttcccaaatacaatgtagcctacaggtgtaagtgacctttcatcaatccagttgcaatggatgaactgtgatgaactgccctacttgtgattgttcagagattttaaaggttttataacaatgctacatcttctttggctattctacaatctattcaccttttcagcaccagtaggctactttctgtgcagccgcacacacacactcaggcatgccaaacaagcatacacaaaagtttcaagagtgggggatggagtaaaatatggagacaaattgaagtgtgatttattttcgcggaacggatgtacaggactgagcggcggtcatattttgtaccgctatgcggtacatctagttaatacCTTTATACAGACTACAAAAAGTAGcatctctttcctctctgtaCTTCAGTCAAACAAATACCTCATGTTggaaaataatattgcattGTTGATGCAGGTGATTCGCTGGCCAATGAATGGATAATGTGTACAGTCCACTGTGGTCAGATAAGTGACAATTCAGTAACGTAACAGCCCCCAAGCAAGGGACACTACATTGCCAGTTCAACCTGCTTAGTTTCGTATGTGTTTGTTGATATGAAATTCTCCATTTGTCAGATTATTAAATAATGGATATTGATAGCTGAGCTTATGTAAAGACATCAACAAGACATCAAATACTCTTTTACCAAGAGGGGGAAGCTGTTCACCTGAGAAAGGTATTTTCTCAAAATCCCAGTTATGTAGTTACCACATTATTATCACACAGCAGCTCATGACATGAGTTATGCAGATGATACAAAACAAAATTACACTAAGTTCAGCACCCTGCAGTCTTATAGATACAATGTTCATGTTTTAAAGAGAATACAATATTCCATTttaaaattcttttttttttttttttactaattgCAAAGCTACAAACGCTACTGGGGGCAGTGCAGTATGAGGGTGCTCTGACACACTGAAGCACTACCAACACAACAGCATTGGAAGAAGGTGTGAGAGTGGAGGTGATGTGTTGGGAGAGCTAATAGATTGTTCTGATGGTTTCAAAGGGAAGCAGGTCAATATCTGATTGCGCTTGTCTGGGCTCCACATTGGAACTCACTGTAAATTATTGATAATGAGAATGAAACagtcacacagacaaaaacaaagagAACAGAGGGTCTTTGTGAGAGAACACTACTCTCTTAATGCTAAGCCTCTCTCCGTTTGTTTTAtgttcttgtttttttgttgtttcctTTTGGAAAATTGGAATCCATTTTCATCTAGGAGCAGACAGTATAAAACTGCAGTAAAAGTGTATCTGGATTCCATACTGTTGCAGAATCCATATACTGTAGACTCATTCATAACTTCTGTTTGCATGTTTCTGGTTGTGAGTGATGTCATCCGGTGGCTGTAAATGGCAGATGAATGAGTGCAAGACTGCTGAATTCAGCTTTTATCCGCATGAATAATTCAGAGAAGCAGAGCAAATATTCAGCACTGGCTTGTGATTTTTATCCCCCTTAAATGAGAAATTTCCCCCAAGATGATGATCAGTGGGGAGACCCtgatttttctttatttgtccacagtaaaaaagaaacaaatgctGCGCCAAGCCAATGAATCTCCTCTCACTTCCGCCACCTTTAACTCTGGATTCTGAGGTGGTGGAAGCAACCGTGACACCATCTCCACTAAGTGCTTTTGGAATGGCCAGTCaatcttgttttattttatttttttctgtttgctaTTAGAGCCTGTAGACATTTTTAAATTCCCCTCAGTGTAGATTGTTcttcttccctctttctttcaccACATCCAGGATGCAAGAAAATAGCCAGGCAGATGTGTTACTCATGTGTCACAGCTTAATGTGTCTATTAAAAATAAGCTGAGTCAAACTTGAAATAAGACACGTGCGTTTTGCATGCAAAGTACCCAGTTCAGTCCGTTGAGGACTTTCCTAGACCGAACAGAACATCATCATCGCTGTCGTTATTTCATTCCAGGCTAATGTAGGATGTAATGCATTGTGGAGAGATCTTAAGCACTATTGTGCATttatgagagacagaaagagacagagtgagagagagtgcaagagagagagagagagagagagagagagagagagagagagagagagagagagagagagagagagagaaaagggtggTGGGTTGAGCAAgcaaatgagagggagagagggagagcgagcgcAGGCAcagaacaggaggaggaggaggaggagagagagagaaacagagggagagtgagagagagagggagagagagagtggagagctgCCAGGACTAAGCATTACAATCACTCCTGTACTATCCTGTATCCGATATGGTTGGACTGCAGCAGAGGGGCTCCTGCATACCTGTTCACCGGGCGCTCATTTTTTACCCTTCCCTCTCCCCGCGGCACACCGGACCCTACGCCCTCGTCTCCTCCAGCTAGGATGGAAGGTAACTCATATTTTATCAAGACATAAATGGAGCGTTAGAGCGTTCAAGTGAAGCCAAAGTGTACTGAGAATGTCTCACATTCACAAGTTCATTGCTTTTAGAGTACTCTTTAAAGACTGCCAGCTTGTTGTGTGCATTTGCTGATTTGTTCACTTGGTGGACTGGTCTTGATTTGAATTTGTCAGGGTTTATTTCTAGGGATTTGAGTGAAAGAGCTGTCTTAACCTCTTTCATGATACAACATGAAGAGTTTAGAGGAGGTTTGGTCTGAAGTGGAAATATAATTTAGTGTTAGCCTACACCTTGAAATCACAAGAAGACAGTGtgggacatacagtacaatgcATGCTGTGCCTCTGCTGTGGGAACAAAACTTTGTTAACGACAGGTTAGTCTGTGGTTATGCTCTTTGTTTTAATTTGTGGTGTGCAGTTTGAAAATAATGTTATTGTCCTCTGGAGCAGGAAGTAGTGGATAATGTAGTATTGATTATCTGATCTGGAATGCATGTTGTGTCCTTGCACAGTTGCTATGCGTCTGGGCTGGGTCACCTACCTTTTGTTCATGTTCAGTATTCTCGGTGTTGGGACTTGTTGTCACAGATACGAGTTGTGATGTAGACTGCACCAGTAGCCTTACTGCATGTGCATGGACTTCCATTGACTGGAACATCACCTCCGTGGGATGTTCTGGTGAACGCACCATCTACATGTAGCCTGTCCTGTTTATTGGAGAGCAACAGGGCAGATATACAGAGATCTGTTGTGCGAACCAGACATAAATTAATTTCTCTGTTTGATTTGCTTGATGGTTGACATACAGCCCGTGTACTGTGTACAATTTTTGTTCACATGGAGCACTTTCACATTTATGAGCGTCACATTTTTGCTGTGAGTAAATTTGTTGGAGGTTTACAGATTGTGTCGATGAGCATCAAACATGCTCTCTACTGTTGATGAATGTTTGGTAGAACAGGCTCTGAAAATGCAATTTAAAGAAATGTGCCAGTGGTGTTAAATTATACACATTTTGTGTACATAACCTTGGATCATATCCCTGGCAGTTTTCCTTGTATTAAAGAGAAAGTGTCACTCAAAAGGTGCTCTGTCTGCCTTTGCATATGGCACTCTTTCTTTCCATACACACAATGTGCTTCTAAAACAGTCAGACGAGCAGGCAATGGAATTTCTGTATTTCTTAATGCCTCCCACTCTTACGCAGTCTGAGTGGCTCAGATAGACCTTCAAGTGCGCTGCTACTGCTGCAGAGCATCTAAGTTccctgtgttgtctgttttgaCAGGTTTGTAAAGAGATGACCATACAAGGAATGCAGGAGGACCTACGGCCCGAAAGTGCACCATTCGCAAGCCCCTTTTAGAAAAGCCTGAAACTGAGTAGACGCGACAGACTGGACTAAGTGCTAACGCTCCAgtcaaagagaggaagagagtataTCAGACACTCATAATCAAAGCTGGAGAGCTGTGCTTAGAGGGAGGGGAgcgaggaaagagagagagcaagtgagagagagagagagtgaaagcacGAGGAGGAGAAGCAAAAGAAGGAAAAATGTGTCTATCTTGCAACTTTTGAGAGCATCAACACAATATAATAAGTATTTGAAACACCACAGAGCAGCAACAAATCTGTCTTCCGAGAGGGGAGCCAGTCAGTGAGGGCCAGACGCATTAACAACGCCATGTCTGGAAAGCTTCTGTGAGCGCCACTAAGAGGACATACATTAATGATACAGTGACAGGTACAGGTACAGGTTTTGTACAGGTCCATTGTTGGatacatgtttttattttttttttgtggtcatcttagatttttttttttcttgaaaagCTAATGGCTTGACTTTTGAACTTGTTCTCCAGTTGTTTGCCCATGACCTTTTTCTTCGACGATGGAAACTCAGACCCCTGCTCCTCACACTCTCTTCTCTTGCTACAAATGTCCATTCTCAGGTAAAATGAGTGGACTGGGACACTGAGACGGCACTcaacgaaaaaaaaaagaagaaaaaaaaaaacactagcaAAGCCTGTTGTTCGGAAGCCAGCTGTTCGAATGATTATTGTGGAAGTACCATTCCTTTTCCTCCTGATCCGAAAAGGTTCACAAACAACCCCTCAGGGCCCCCCGCCACTGTTTCCCTTTATCTGTCCGTGTCTATAACAAGCTACAAATTGCTAAGCAAAAATGGCCGCTGGAGTGGCAACATGGCTCCCCTTTGCCCGGGCAGCagcggtgggctggctgcccTTGGCAAAGAAGACCATGCCCAAGCCTCCCATAGACAAAAAGAGCCGCAGCGACGAAATCCTTTTTGTAAACGTTAGCGGACTCCGCTTCCAGACGTGGAAAAACACGCTCGACCGATATCCCGACACTCTGCTAGGCAGTTCGGAGAAGGAATTCTTCTACAATGAGGACACTCAGGAATATTTCTTCGACAGGGACCCTGAAATGTTTCGCCATGTACTTAACTTTTACCGAACAGGCAAGCTGCACTACCCACGCCACGAGTGCATTCAGGCCTTCGACGAGGAGTTGGCCTTTTACGGCATCGTGCCTGAGATTATCGGGGACTGCTGCATGGAAGAGTACCGTGATCGCAAGAAGGAGAACCAGGAGCGCTTGGCGGAGGACAACGAGGCAGGGGAAGGGGGAGACGCTCCGCTGCCCCCGAACAGCACCTCTCGTGAGAGGCTGTGGCGGGCCTTCGAGAACCCCCACACAAGCACCATGGCTCTGGTTTTCTACTACGTCACAGGTTTCTTCATCGCCGTGTCTGTCATAGCCAACGTGGTGGAGACGGTTCCCTGCCGGCCAATTAAGGGCACGGTAAAGGACCTGCCGTGCGGTGAAAAGTACTCCCTGGCCTTCTTTTGTATGGACACAGCCTGCGTGCTAATCTTCACCTTCGAGTACCTGATGCGGCTGTTCGCCGCACCGAGCCGCTGCAAGTTCATGCGCTCAGTGATGAGCGTCATCGACGTGGTGGCCATCATGCCCTACTACATCGGGCTGATCATGCCGGAGAACGAGGACGTGAGCGGCGCCTTCGTCACGCTGCGCGTCTTCCGCGTCTTCCGCATCTTCAAGTTCTCGCGCCACTCGCAGGGCCTGCGGATCCTGGGCTACACGCTGAAGAGCTGCGCCTCGGAGCTgggcttcctcctcttctccctcaccATGGCCATCATCATCTTCGCCACCGTCATGTTCTACGCCGAGAAAGGCACCAAGGGCACCAATTTCACCAGCATCCCAGCAGCCTTCTGGTACACCATCGTTACCATGACGACTCTAGGGTAAGTCAGCCACCATCTCTTCTCTGTTTTGACTGTTAATGGATCGTGAAGCTTCTCTTGGTCACAGGCTTTTGCTTTAGCTCAGCTAAATCTGTGCTCCTAATGTAATAATGTCAGACACATTCGCTTTTATGTGAGATTGAGTGTTATGTACATTCTTTTATGAACATTAGCCACTTAAATGGTTGTAGTCTGACTGAGCGGTTTTTGCATTTGTCACACGTTCTGCCCACGGTTCCACTGTGCTCACACCTCAGAGCCATTTATGGTTTACACTCAGTGGGTGCGTAATTGCACTCCTAGTGGCATTCTGGGTGATGGTGTAGTGAACATGAGAAGAACAGTGCAGAACAGGTGCCGGCACTCTCACTGCACATAATTCCTATGAATGCAGATGAGTACAGTACGAGAATGTGAGTCGGTATTTCGTGTCAGTTTTCAGTTTCAGGTAAACCAACAATAGAGCAGTACAAAAACTCTAAAAATTAGGTTTCAGGATTCAGGTTTCAGGATTCAAGTCATAGTTGAATACTCAAAGCTACAAAGCAAGGAAGATGGAAGATGAGCTAAACGGAAAGAGAGAACCATGATAACAAACTGCACAACTGCCATAAAAATGACCTCCATTATCCCAAAGCCAATTAAAAATGTTTAGATGCCAGTCCAGCAGCATGCTATAGTGGGGTCGTAAAGAGAAGCCCATAATGGGCATTCCTATAACAAGGTTTGGTCGGCAGGATGACTGTGGGCGTCTGCCGAGCACGCTCAGTACagccacacagagacaaacacagaggTCTGTCTAGTTTCTCAGACTTCGCCCTGCTCATTATCTCCTGAGTCATCCCGCTTGTTTTTAGAAGATAGCAATCCCCCAGTCCATTAAACACAAATCAGTATGTGTCCAATGTCTAAATGCATGCCTTCCACAGAAAGCTCTCCTTTTCCTTCTTTATCTACTCTGTGTATTGGGGATCTGACCTTGGTATGGTTGTACTGTATCTTGGGGTTTGGGGGTTGTACTGTATCTTGGGGTTTGAGTCGATATTATTTTAGGCATAGCGAAGAAGGGCTCAAGGAGATGCATGTGCATGTCCgacagcacaaacacatacatgcaaatgTAACAACCTACTCATTTTCTTGGGTTGGATCTGAAGTCTTGAAGCGAGGCGAATGAAATGAGCATGCGCCCGGTCTTGAAATTAAGAAGAAACGTGGGAGTTTTAATTTGTCGTGCTGCCACGAATCGTGACAGACGCCTCTGGATGCCACTGCTGTGAGTGTGGAACCTCCACGGCAAGCTCCACTGCAGAGGCAACACTGAGAGTATGACTCGTCATAAGACCACGTCCACTGGGTCCACTGAAGCACGGCCATCTTGCAGCCTCATGgcatggggaggagaggagaggggaggggaggggagggggaaaatGAGCTGTGTCCAACTGAGCCAGGAATTCATGTTTTACTGATACAGCATGATGGCTCTCTATTTGATTGATTAAGGTGGAGCCTGGTTCAGAGTCCAGAGGAAACAATGGCTGTGCTGAGAGATGGGGTAAACAGAGGGAGCTCTTAGTCTTACTGtttatataatgtatatatagcTTAGATGTTGAGCACCTTGATGTTTCTTTTGATATCcagtaggagatggagagagaacagagtgGGGTTATAAAATAACTGTAATTGGTTTCCACTTCACTGTTGCTTGATGTATTATTTCAGCAAACACGCTATATGCATCCATTTGTATACAGGGGTTATGAGGCTATGGAGTATAATAGCTAGTGTTTTTTCTTTGATTCTTGAGGGCAAGAATTATGGTCATATTGTGCTATTGTCACAAAATAGGAGCTACGGTATTTCATCAGTTATAGCATATTTATGTACAACAGCAGTTTTGATCATCCAT comes from Alosa sapidissima isolate fAloSap1 chromosome 7, fAloSap1.pri, whole genome shotgun sequence and encodes:
- the kcnd1 gene encoding potassium voltage-gated channel subfamily D member 1 isoform X1, with product MAAGVATWLPFARAAAVGWLPLAKKTMPKPPIDKKSRSDEILFVNVSGLRFQTWKNTLDRYPDTLLGSSEKEFFYNEDTQEYFFDRDPEMFRHVLNFYRTGKLHYPRHECIQAFDEELAFYGIVPEIIGDCCMEEYRDRKKENQERLAEDNEAGEGGDAPLPPNSTSRERLWRAFENPHTSTMALVFYYVTGFFIAVSVIANVVETVPCRPIKGTVKDLPCGEKYSLAFFCMDTACVLIFTFEYLMRLFAAPSRCKFMRSVMSVIDVVAIMPYYIGLIMPENEDVSGAFVTLRVFRVFRIFKFSRHSQGLRILGYTLKSCASELGFLLFSLTMAIIIFATVMFYAEKGTKGTNFTSIPAAFWYTIVTMTTLGYGDMVPNTIAGKIFGSICSLSGVLVIALPVPVIVSNFSRIYHQNQRADKMRAQQKVRMARIRLAKKGTTNAFLQYKDDGGLQDHDSDSTALCVKNRSAFEHQHHHLLHCLEKTTNHEFTDELTYSEVCMTESVGYRTSRSTSLSSHQGGSSSCCPRRAKRRAIRLANSTVSVSRGSMQELDTLQVHKTSVAPQSRSSLNARTEDLKLNCDDRDFTAAIISIPTPPANTPDESLPPSPAIPGILRNSRSGTFPHDAVKISSL
- the kcnd1 gene encoding potassium voltage-gated channel subfamily D member 1 isoform X2, whose translation is MAAGVATWLPFARAAAVGWLPLAKKTMPKPPIDKKSRSDEILFVNVSGLRFQTWKNTLDRYPDTLLGSSEKEFFYNEDTQEYFFDRDPEMFRHVLNFYRTGKLHYPRHECIQAFDEELAFYGIVPEIIGDCCMEEYRDRKKENQERLAEDNEAGEGGDAPLPPNSTSRERLWRAFENPHTSTMALVFYYVTGFFIAVSVIANVVETVPCRPIKGTVKDLPCGEKYSLAFFCMDTACVLIFTFEYLMRLFAAPSRCKFMRSVMSVIDVVAIMPYYIGLIMPENEDVSGAFVTLRVFRVFRIFKFSRHSQGLRILGYTLKSCASELGFLLFSLTMAIIIFATVMFYAEKGTKGTNFTSIPAAFWYTIVTMTTLGYGDMVPNTIAGKIFGSICSLSGVLVIALPVPVIVSNFSRIYHQNQRADKMRAQQKVRMARIRLAKKGTTNAFLQYKDDGGLQDHDSDSTALCVKNRSAFEHQHHHLLHCLEKTTNHEFTDELTYSEVCMTESVGYRTSRSTSLSSHQGGSSSCCPRRAKRRAIRLANSTVSVSRGSMQELDTLQVHKTSVAPQRVTKHHLSSSTFSVCLSRSLSVSLPFF